A single window of Jiangella alkaliphila DNA harbors:
- a CDS encoding tyrosine-type recombinase/integrase: protein MATVTKRDGGWRARYREPSGKQREKRFDRKVDAQRWLDEQTTQHVTGTYVAPELGKITVAEWSERWLATKVSRKASTRDRYAGILRTHIIPVWGTTKIADVAHEDVQDWISGLTVAGQSAGSVVKIHRVMSQLLGYAVRSKRLASNPAKDVDLPKVTPAEHRYLNPAQVADLANAAGDKGRLVILVLAYCGLRWGELAALRVTRVDLLRRRIHVAESVTEVNGGKLDWGLPKDWERRWVPIPRFLADDLAGHLVGKAPEDLVFTSPRGAVLRVGGAKRSWFNRAVIESGVPAGFHPHELRHTAASLAVSAGANVKAVQKMLGHKKASMTLDTYADLFDEDLEAVAERLDEIARRVGETWADAKANDLDEPALAS, encoded by the coding sequence ATGGCCACCGTCACGAAGCGCGACGGCGGCTGGCGCGCTCGCTACCGGGAACCGTCTGGGAAGCAACGTGAAAAGCGGTTCGACCGCAAGGTCGATGCTCAGCGTTGGCTCGACGAGCAGACGACACAGCATGTCACCGGCACCTACGTCGCGCCGGAACTCGGGAAGATCACCGTGGCGGAGTGGTCGGAACGATGGCTTGCCACCAAGGTGTCGCGGAAGGCATCGACGCGCGACCGGTACGCCGGAATCCTTCGCACCCACATCATCCCGGTCTGGGGCACAACGAAGATCGCCGACGTCGCCCATGAAGACGTTCAGGACTGGATATCCGGACTCACCGTGGCCGGCCAGTCCGCCGGCTCGGTCGTCAAGATCCATCGAGTCATGTCGCAACTGCTCGGCTACGCCGTCAGGTCCAAACGGCTCGCGTCCAACCCGGCCAAGGACGTCGACCTGCCCAAAGTCACACCGGCAGAACACCGCTACCTGAATCCCGCCCAGGTTGCCGACCTCGCCAACGCCGCCGGAGACAAGGGACGGCTGGTGATCCTGGTGCTGGCCTACTGCGGCCTACGTTGGGGCGAACTGGCGGCTCTGAGGGTCACGCGCGTCGACCTACTGCGCCGCCGCATCCATGTCGCGGAGAGCGTGACCGAGGTCAACGGAGGAAAGCTGGACTGGGGCCTGCCGAAGGATTGGGAACGGCGCTGGGTCCCGATCCCACGATTCCTCGCCGACGACCTCGCCGGGCACTTGGTCGGCAAGGCGCCGGAAGACCTCGTGTTCACCTCCCCGCGCGGTGCGGTACTCCGCGTCGGCGGTGCCAAGCGATCGTGGTTCAACCGCGCTGTCATCGAGTCGGGTGTGCCCGCGGGCTTCCATCCGCACGAGCTGCGCCACACCGCGGCCTCGCTCGCCGTGTCCGCCGGAGCGAACGTCAAGGCCGTCCAGAAGATGCTCGGGCATAAGAAGGCGAGCATGACACTCGACACGTACGCCGATCTCTTCGACGAGGATCTCGAGGCGGTGGCCGAACGGCTCGACGAGATCGCACGCCGTGTGGGCGAAACGTGGGCGGACGCCAAGGCGAATGATCTTGATGAACCTGCCTTGGCGTCCTGA
- a CDS encoding helix-turn-helix transcriptional regulator: MRTNDEINSGGDRPDRVLTLDEVCAMTRETKATLRYKRHKGEAPYLFKIGRRLVAYERDVAAHIAARKEATSRS, from the coding sequence ATGCGCACCAACGACGAGATCAACTCCGGAGGTGATCGCCCGGACCGCGTGCTCACCCTCGATGAGGTCTGTGCGATGACACGGGAGACGAAGGCCACCTTGCGCTACAAGCGGCACAAGGGTGAGGCGCCCTACCTGTTCAAGATCGGTCGCCGGCTCGTCGCCTATGAGCGCGACGTCGCCGCACACATCGCAGCCCGGAAGGAGGCGACCAGTCGCAGCTGA
- a CDS encoding DUF2637 domain-containing protein: protein MSDPDLALIVTVFADVVLALGAFTLSFDALRELALAAGLRPELVWIWPLVVDGFMVVSTINAVVLSERIPRAAWYPGIALVVFAMVSVAGNGLHAARHADTDVISVPVAAVVSAIPAVALLIISHLIVVLLMARRRSPGAADRSGPTAYDTSDDGIGRATGPARPSDRALDARPDSAREPASSGAWDGPRRTWGDADSLAAWVASETQAGRTVTGDDVAARIGMSSATGRRRLRAIRAALPDVATDLAQHGNGRWPADGTS, encoded by the coding sequence GTGAGCGATCCTGACCTTGCGCTCATCGTGACCGTGTTCGCAGACGTTGTGCTGGCGCTGGGCGCCTTCACCTTGTCGTTCGATGCGCTCCGGGAGCTGGCTCTCGCGGCGGGTCTACGTCCTGAGCTGGTGTGGATCTGGCCACTCGTGGTGGACGGGTTCATGGTCGTGTCCACCATCAACGCCGTCGTGTTGAGCGAACGCATTCCGAGGGCTGCCTGGTATCCGGGCATCGCGCTGGTCGTCTTCGCGATGGTGAGTGTCGCCGGGAACGGCCTGCACGCTGCCAGGCACGCTGACACGGACGTGATCAGCGTGCCGGTCGCGGCCGTCGTCAGCGCGATTCCCGCCGTGGCTCTCTTGATCATCAGCCACCTGATCGTCGTCCTGCTCATGGCGCGGCGCCGAAGCCCAGGAGCCGCGGATCGTAGTGGGCCGACGGCGTACGACACCAGCGATGACGGCATTGGGCGGGCAACAGGACCCGCCCGGCCGAGCGACCGAGCTCTTGACGCGCGGCCCGACTCGGCGCGCGAGCCAGCGTCATCGGGGGCCTGGGACGGTCCGCGCAGGACATGGGGCGACGCTGACTCGCTGGCCGCGTGGGTGGCGTCGGAGACGCAGGCGGGGCGGACGGTGACCGGTGACGACGTCGCTGCGCGCATCGGGATGTCGTCTGCGACCGGGCGTCGTCGACTGCGGGCCATTCGAGCGGCCCTCCCAGACGTCGCGACCGATCTTGCCCAGCACGGCAACGGGAGGTGGCCGGCAGATGGGACTTCTTGA
- a CDS encoding uracil-DNA glycosylase family protein, which translates to MADPAFRAEQERGRYAPHVRPINEFVDTLRDQDGRGWMPHVAPLHGGVEARLLSLLRDPGPKTRDGVGSGFLCIENDDPTAELQDIAFREAASTRAT; encoded by the coding sequence ATGGCCGACCCGGCGTTCCGCGCCGAGCAGGAGCGTGGCCGGTACGCGCCGCATGTGCGGCCGATCAACGAGTTTGTCGACACCCTGCGGGACCAGGACGGGCGAGGCTGGATGCCGCACGTCGCGCCGTTGCATGGCGGGGTCGAGGCCCGGCTGTTGTCGCTGCTCCGCGATCCGGGCCCGAAGACACGCGACGGTGTCGGGTCGGGCTTTCTGTGCATTGAGAACGACGACCCGACCGCCGAACTCCAGGACATCGCCTTCCGCGAAGCCGCATCGACGCGAGCGACCTGA
- a CDS encoding uracil-DNA glycosylase family protein, with the protein MARRMADEAFRLAQERDRYASHVRPINELVDVLRGDGRGWMPYVAPCHGGIEAGMLSVLRDPGPKTQDGTGSGFLCIENDDPTAELQSVAFAAVGIANSDFTPWTPIPGTSTDSRPALSSTPVWMSCSM; encoded by the coding sequence GTGGCGCGACGCATGGCCGATGAAGCCTTCCGGCTGGCGCAGGAACGCGACCGCTACGCGTCGCACGTCCGGCCGATCAACGAGCTGGTAGACGTGCTGCGTGGCGATGGTCGAGGCTGGATGCCTTACGTGGCGCCGTGCCACGGCGGTATCGAAGCAGGCATGCTCTCGGTCCTCCGTGACCCCGGCCCCAAGACCCAGGACGGCACCGGCTCGGGCTTCCTCTGCATCGAGAACGATGACCCCACGGCCGAGTTGCAGAGCGTCGCGTTCGCTGCGGTTGGCATCGCGAACAGCGACTTCACGCCCTGGACGCCTATCCCTGGTACATCAACCGACAGCCGTCCCGCATTGAGCTCGACGCCGGTGTGGATGTCCTGTTCGATGTAG
- a CDS encoding Cap15 family cyclic dinucleotide receptor domain-containing protein, protein MRRPAFVVRLALIGAGAVYSVLLYVSGLELDSWTVRLLALLPLLGAGLLTLWDMYLWKLPGVQRLTRRPRIDGLWEVTLKPTDESHIPPEGNRGPLRAYLVVSQSFWTAHVRQVTAESSSRSRAFFWERDGVADVDTLAFVYANEPRSGVEHRSRMHLGTCRIDVVNLKPTDMSGVYFTDRYTKGDMELRLIDRSRGHATFQAAEKHAAASLASSRSDR, encoded by the coding sequence ATGCGTCGGCCCGCGTTCGTCGTACGCCTAGCCCTCATCGGGGCCGGCGCCGTATACAGCGTCCTTCTATACGTCTCGGGCCTTGAACTCGACAGCTGGACCGTGCGGCTCCTGGCCCTCCTGCCGCTCCTCGGCGCAGGGCTGTTGACGCTCTGGGACATGTACCTCTGGAAGCTGCCTGGCGTTCAGCGACTCACCCGTCGCCCGCGAATCGATGGGCTTTGGGAGGTCACGCTCAAGCCTACCGACGAGAGCCATATTCCACCCGAGGGAAACCGTGGCCCGTTGCGGGCCTATCTCGTTGTCAGCCAGTCGTTCTGGACGGCGCACGTTCGACAAGTTACCGCTGAGAGTTCTAGTCGCAGCCGAGCGTTCTTCTGGGAGCGCGACGGCGTCGCTGACGTTGACACTCTGGCGTTCGTTTACGCCAACGAGCCAAGATCCGGTGTCGAACATCGAAGCCGCATGCATCTGGGTACTTGCAGAATAGACGTCGTAAATCTCAAGCCGACCGACATGTCGGGCGTCTACTTCACAGATCGCTATACCAAGGGCGATATGGAGCTACGGCTAATAGACCGGTCCAGGGGGCATGCGACCTTTCAGGCGGCCGAGAAGCATGCTGCTGCGAGCCTGGCGAGTTCGCGTTCAGATCGCTAA
- a CDS encoding nucleotidyltransferase domain-containing protein, producing MAMLPAARQLLLSNWIQPSSANEQQQQERAERMVREAIDGSTAFSGSTLKIYTKGSYPNNTNVRRDSDVDVVVELQDCQYYEYLEGRSPAGRKHSPYVGPWTPATWRSAVRAALEAKFGKDSVDTSGTVAINVSAVPNSRPSADVVPSFAFIRYDDPAGITFHEGSCVFPTDGAQKIQNWPRQQLRNGRNLNDRSGRRYKEYVRALKNAENRLSADQVIKDLPSYFMECLVYNVPVATLKYGSLDDGFRETLAYLWENLDNGVAYADWVEPNELKWLFKGHQKWSVGDGKDLVMAAWNYLGYGS from the coding sequence ATGGCGATGTTGCCTGCGGCCCGGCAGCTGCTGTTGTCCAACTGGATTCAGCCGTCGAGCGCGAATGAGCAGCAACAGCAGGAACGGGCCGAGCGTATGGTGCGGGAGGCGATCGATGGAAGCACGGCATTCAGCGGCAGCACGCTAAAGATCTACACAAAGGGTAGCTACCCGAACAATACAAACGTGCGCCGAGACAGCGACGTCGATGTTGTCGTGGAGTTGCAGGACTGCCAGTACTACGAGTACCTCGAAGGCAGATCTCCTGCTGGCAGGAAGCACTCACCTTACGTCGGACCCTGGACGCCGGCCACTTGGAGGTCGGCTGTGCGCGCCGCGCTTGAAGCCAAGTTCGGCAAGGACTCTGTTGATACCAGCGGCACAGTGGCGATCAACGTGAGCGCCGTTCCGAACAGTCGACCTAGTGCTGACGTTGTGCCAAGCTTCGCATTCATTCGCTATGACGATCCTGCAGGGATTACCTTCCACGAGGGGAGCTGCGTCTTCCCCACCGATGGCGCGCAGAAGATCCAGAACTGGCCACGGCAACAGTTGCGGAACGGGCGTAATCTGAATGATCGATCTGGCCGCCGGTACAAAGAATACGTCCGAGCCCTTAAGAACGCTGAAAACCGGCTAAGCGCCGACCAGGTCATCAAGGACCTCCCGTCCTACTTCATGGAGTGTCTCGTGTACAACGTGCCCGTGGCGACTCTGAAGTACGGATCCCTTGATGACGGATTCCGCGAGACTTTGGCCTACCTCTGGGAGAATCTTGATAACGGTGTTGCATATGCTGACTGGGTGGAACCGAACGAGCTGAAGTGGCTATTTAAGGGTCATCAAAAGTGGTCGGTTGGCGACGGCAAAGACCTGGTCATGGCGGCGTGGAACTACCTCGGCTACGGGTCCTAG
- a CDS encoding DNA/RNA non-specific endonuclease: MPDELPVIKVSTDAPMRHPALGNPPPIAIIEIDGAVRYTTDSLGRVIRAQTVLIEVTPDQPRDKSAQASLKDKVPGDHAGHIIARILGGLGQRLNLVPNLPAWHPARQSS; this comes from the coding sequence GTGCCCGACGAACTGCCCGTCATCAAGGTCTCAACCGATGCGCCCATGCGGCATCCAGCCCTCGGCAATCCGCCGCCGATCGCCATCATCGAGATCGACGGCGCCGTCCGTTACACCACCGACAGCCTCGGTCGGGTGATCCGAGCGCAGACGGTACTGATCGAGGTCACACCCGATCAGCCGCGCGACAAGTCCGCCCAGGCCAGCCTGAAGGACAAGGTCCCCGGGGATCACGCCGGGCACATCATCGCGCGCATCCTCGGCGGCTTGGGCCAGCGCCTCAACCTGGTGCCGAACCTGCCGGCGTGGCATCCGGCACGGCAGTCTTCCTGA
- a CDS encoding restriction endonuclease subunit S domain-containing protein, with protein MITTTIRLGATDAYDRLDAHFFTSPGVAASAQVAALSAAGVEVVRVGDVANVWDPPRFARAYAAPDEDGVPYLRPYDVFDFLPAPADRLSRQRNPGVEDLVPRDGTILQTCSGRNLGPVTVADQTLGQFALSHDLIRIEIDDAETRAYVLAFLKTRMGQALLRRGKSGSVVDHITVNDVKAVPLPVVSDDVRATTSALVLQSVAHASQARIRLSELTQRWDVTLPMPTYSRPRREGWTWRPDGSVDRLDAGYFEPLVVAVREQMRGADTVRLGDIAGATLPVRYKRYYVGPEHGRAIMSGRQLLQLDPVNLRHVSDRSFRNPEDYELREGMTVFGAVGRSEGRQGAASLVTSDRAGWLASNDVMRLEPRSGVRPGELWLAVYVRQTRLQINALSFGSVVDHMNPWDVEDLRVPVIDDGAAGEAEDAWARFAAAARDMRRAIAILEDHLDALIATG; from the coding sequence ATGATTACGACGACCATCCGTTTGGGCGCAACGGATGCATACGACCGGCTGGATGCCCACTTCTTCACCTCCCCAGGGGTGGCTGCGAGCGCACAAGTCGCCGCCCTTAGCGCGGCCGGGGTTGAAGTCGTCCGGGTGGGTGACGTCGCTAACGTGTGGGATCCACCGCGGTTTGCGCGAGCCTACGCGGCACCGGACGAGGATGGTGTGCCGTACCTGCGCCCATACGATGTATTCGACTTTCTGCCGGCTCCTGCCGATCGTCTTTCACGACAACGTAATCCAGGGGTAGAAGATCTCGTTCCTCGCGACGGGACCATCCTCCAAACCTGCTCGGGGCGGAACCTCGGCCCCGTGACGGTCGCCGATCAGACTCTCGGGCAATTCGCTCTCAGCCATGACCTTATCCGCATAGAGATTGATGATGCTGAGACAAGGGCATACGTCCTGGCATTTCTCAAGACCAGGATGGGGCAAGCTCTGCTGCGGCGAGGCAAGAGCGGCTCAGTTGTCGACCACATCACGGTCAATGACGTCAAAGCAGTGCCGCTGCCGGTGGTGTCGGATGACGTCAGGGCGACTACATCCGCATTAGTACTGCAGTCTGTCGCGCACGCGTCGCAGGCCAGGATTCGCCTGAGTGAGCTAACCCAGCGATGGGATGTCACGCTCCCGATGCCAACCTACAGCCGTCCACGGCGCGAGGGCTGGACGTGGCGCCCCGACGGTTCAGTCGATCGACTTGACGCAGGCTACTTCGAACCGTTGGTCGTGGCGGTGCGCGAACAGATGCGGGGCGCCGACACCGTGCGCTTGGGAGACATCGCTGGGGCAACGCTGCCCGTGAGGTATAAGCGGTACTACGTGGGTCCCGAGCACGGGCGGGCCATCATGTCAGGTCGGCAGTTGCTTCAGCTCGACCCCGTGAACCTGCGTCACGTCTCCGATAGATCATTTCGCAACCCCGAAGACTACGAGCTGCGCGAAGGTATGACGGTGTTCGGCGCGGTAGGTCGCTCGGAGGGCCGACAGGGTGCCGCGTCGCTCGTGACGTCAGATAGAGCTGGTTGGCTTGCGAGCAACGATGTGATGCGGCTCGAGCCGCGCAGCGGCGTGCGCCCAGGTGAGCTCTGGCTCGCTGTCTATGTTCGGCAGACCCGCCTGCAGATCAACGCGCTTTCGTTCGGCTCCGTCGTAGACCACATGAATCCGTGGGACGTTGAGGACTTGCGTGTGCCAGTCATTGACGACGGCGCCGCCGGCGAAGCGGAGGATGCGTGGGCACGGTTTGCAGCAGCAGCGCGCGATATGCGGCGTGCAATCGCGATCCTTGAGGATCATCTTGATGCGCTGATCGCGACGGGCTGA
- a CDS encoding N-6 DNA methylase, whose protein sequence is MTTQLVPPVTIATGTIPEGKVADFLTGRHVRDTPEEYVRQNLEKALVRQYKYEASDCSPEFPIKVGSSRKRVDVVVFAAGADHKQENAYILVETKRAGTSPSNRTEGVGQLRSYLAACLNAQYGIWTNGDEQYCIAKRPDGRGGFTFEEIIDVPANGQTEAEAQRPQRKDLKPATADNLLFAFRRCHNYIAGTEGKQKAEAFWELLKIIFAKIEDERSRQLDFYVTPTERTSTTNAASAKARIQKIFETKVLNKYRAIFAASDTVIDLKPPVVAFVVSQLQGYSLLASPVDVKGVAYEEIVGSNLRGDRGEFFTPRNACRMAVTMLNPQPDERLLDPSCGTGGFLITAMNHALGHIEREERAQWHDPSRGTDEERDELFRRRNEYFTQKVHGLDLNPGLVRAAKMNMVMNNDGSGGLWQANSLANPRSWSPEASSRIALGTIDCIVANPPFGANIVIDDHELLEQYDLATMWDRVDGRWTQRLSADGTPTLQKNQPPEILFIERCIQLLKPGTGRFAIVIPNGILNNPALGYVRTWLMENVQLLGVVDMARELFQPKNDTQTSMVLGRRLSADERAAAADGKLDYPVFMAVAERIGHDKRGNILYRRTETGEDVTITRVETVAAIDPKTGEEILQNVEVSERQIDDELADVATAYLRWLGEQK, encoded by the coding sequence ATGACGACCCAGCTCGTGCCACCCGTGACGATCGCTACCGGGACGATCCCCGAGGGCAAGGTCGCAGACTTCCTCACGGGCAGGCACGTCCGGGATACGCCCGAAGAGTACGTCAGGCAGAACCTCGAGAAGGCACTGGTTCGGCAGTACAAATACGAGGCATCTGACTGTAGCCCCGAGTTTCCGATCAAGGTCGGATCAAGCAGGAAGCGTGTCGACGTCGTGGTCTTCGCCGCCGGCGCGGACCACAAGCAGGAGAACGCCTACATCCTGGTCGAGACCAAACGTGCTGGTACCAGTCCAAGCAACCGGACAGAAGGCGTTGGCCAGCTTCGTAGTTATCTCGCGGCATGCCTCAACGCGCAGTATGGCATCTGGACCAACGGCGACGAACAGTATTGCATCGCGAAGCGGCCCGATGGCCGTGGTGGCTTCACCTTCGAGGAGATCATCGATGTACCTGCGAACGGTCAGACTGAGGCGGAGGCGCAACGACCGCAGCGCAAGGACCTGAAGCCAGCGACCGCTGACAACCTGCTCTTTGCCTTCCGCCGCTGCCACAACTACATCGCTGGCACCGAAGGAAAACAGAAGGCGGAAGCGTTCTGGGAGCTGCTGAAGATCATTTTCGCGAAAATCGAGGATGAACGGTCGCGGCAACTGGACTTCTACGTTACCCCGACGGAGCGTACGAGCACCACGAACGCTGCGTCAGCGAAAGCTAGGATCCAGAAGATCTTTGAGACGAAGGTACTCAACAAGTATCGAGCAATCTTTGCCGCCTCGGACACTGTGATCGACCTCAAGCCGCCTGTGGTCGCGTTTGTGGTGAGCCAACTCCAGGGATATTCACTTCTAGCTAGCCCGGTCGATGTCAAGGGCGTCGCGTATGAGGAGATCGTTGGGTCGAACCTTCGCGGTGATCGAGGGGAGTTTTTCACGCCGCGCAATGCCTGCCGCATGGCGGTCACGATGCTCAACCCTCAGCCCGACGAGAGGCTGCTCGATCCGTCTTGTGGTACGGGTGGATTCCTTATTACGGCGATGAATCATGCGCTGGGGCATATCGAGCGAGAAGAACGCGCTCAGTGGCACGATCCGTCGCGCGGTACTGACGAGGAGCGGGACGAGCTATTCCGTCGACGAAACGAGTACTTCACCCAGAAGGTTCATGGCCTCGACCTCAACCCGGGCCTTGTCCGGGCCGCCAAGATGAACATGGTCATGAACAATGATGGGTCTGGAGGGTTGTGGCAAGCAAATTCGCTCGCCAATCCGCGATCTTGGTCGCCGGAGGCGTCTAGTCGTATCGCCCTCGGCACGATCGACTGTATCGTCGCCAATCCACCATTCGGCGCAAACATCGTCATCGACGATCACGAGCTTCTTGAGCAGTATGACCTCGCAACTATGTGGGATAGGGTCGACGGGCGCTGGACACAGCGCCTGAGTGCCGACGGGACCCCGACCTTGCAGAAGAATCAGCCTCCGGAGATTTTGTTCATTGAGCGCTGCATTCAGCTGCTCAAGCCGGGCACGGGCCGGTTTGCGATCGTGATCCCGAATGGAATATTGAACAATCCTGCGCTGGGTTACGTCCGCACGTGGCTGATGGAGAATGTGCAGTTGCTTGGCGTGGTTGATATGGCCCGCGAGCTGTTCCAACCCAAGAACGATACGCAGACATCGATGGTTCTGGGCCGACGCCTTAGCGCCGATGAGCGCGCAGCTGCCGCTGACGGTAAGCTCGACTACCCTGTGTTCATGGCCGTGGCCGAGCGCATCGGTCACGATAAGCGCGGCAACATCCTGTACCGCCGCACGGAGACGGGCGAAGACGTGACGATCACCCGAGTCGAAACGGTTGCTGCGATAGACCCGAAGACCGGTGAAGAAATTCTTCAAAACGTTGAAGTTTCTGAGCGACAAATTGATGACGAGCTCGCTGACGTCGCCACCGCCTACCTGCGCTGGCTTGGCGAGCAGAAATGA